One stretch of Thermanaerosceptrum fracticalcis DNA includes these proteins:
- a CDS encoding sigma-54-dependent Fis family transcriptional regulator produces the protein MKLHDLLIAEPVTCREDVTLGDVAQLLNNGKVKTIPIVKEDGKVLGMVTGKSIAQALLKEVPLYTPAVGFIEEVIQFSGETMLGSVLDYPLDRLVVVDQDQRFLGVISEEQLFSNLLRQRDRIISELNAILDGSNNSIIAINKEGRVIVYNKSAEKVLKVPTGEAIGRPIEELIPYTRLPEIVVTGKPQIGQRFVFGNSTFITNRTPIVRNGEVIGAVAIFQDITELQNIMEELTQVKEYQKILETILDNAYDGIVVVDANGIITMFNKAYAEFLKIPREKALGKHVTQVIENTRMHIVAQTGKAEIGDVQRIHGHDMVAMRLPIEKDGKIIGAVGKVMFKDIKELIALAHKVSKLQTELEYYKDVVKQYQGARFTFQNIVGNSPQMQEIKTMAMRVARNNSTVLIRGESGTGKELFAHAIHYESSRKNGPFVKVNCAAIPENLLESELFGYEEGAFTGAKKGGKIGKFELANKGTIFLDEIGDMSLSMQVKLLRVLQEKEIERVGGIKPIPVDVRILAATNRNLEELMEKNLFRSDLYYRLNVVELKIPPLRHRKEDIPDLIHYLLEKLCTSMGHLVLPIDEEAVQCLVNYHWPGNIRELENVLERCLNLVEGGAINVVHLPFHIRRPEIEGDDSSLLLKNLLEETERMAIIKALEVCKGNKIKAAKMLGICRANIYQKIEKYGII, from the coding sequence GTGAAACTGCATGATTTGTTAATAGCGGAACCTGTGACCTGTAGAGAAGATGTGACATTAGGAGACGTGGCCCAACTGTTGAACAACGGTAAAGTAAAGACCATACCCATTGTCAAGGAAGATGGTAAAGTCCTGGGCATGGTAACGGGAAAGAGCATTGCCCAGGCTCTTTTAAAAGAAGTCCCCCTGTATACGCCTGCGGTAGGTTTCATTGAAGAAGTGATACAGTTTTCTGGTGAAACCATGCTGGGCAGTGTCTTGGATTATCCTTTGGACCGTTTGGTGGTAGTTGACCAGGACCAGCGATTTCTGGGGGTAATCTCAGAAGAACAGCTCTTTTCCAACCTTTTACGCCAGCGGGACCGTATCATCAGTGAATTAAACGCCATTCTGGACGGCAGCAACAACAGTATTATTGCCATCAATAAAGAAGGCCGGGTTATTGTTTATAATAAGTCGGCAGAGAAGGTTTTAAAAGTACCCACCGGTGAAGCCATCGGTAGGCCTATTGAAGAACTGATACCGTACACCCGTTTACCGGAGATTGTGGTAACAGGGAAACCCCAGATCGGCCAGCGCTTCGTATTTGGTAACTCCACCTTTATCACCAATCGTACGCCCATTGTCAGAAACGGAGAGGTCATAGGCGCTGTAGCCATCTTCCAGGATATTACGGAACTGCAGAATATCATGGAGGAATTGACTCAGGTCAAAGAATACCAAAAAATACTGGAGACCATTCTGGATAATGCTTACGACGGCATCGTGGTGGTGGATGCCAACGGTATTATTACCATGTTTAATAAGGCTTACGCTGAGTTCCTGAAAATTCCCCGGGAAAAAGCCTTAGGAAAGCACGTAACCCAGGTGATAGAGAATACACGGATGCACATTGTGGCCCAGACCGGTAAGGCCGAAATCGGGGATGTCCAGAGAATCCACGGTCACGACATGGTGGCTATGCGCCTGCCTATTGAAAAAGATGGCAAGATTATCGGGGCGGTGGGAAAGGTAATGTTTAAAGATATTAAAGAACTAATAGCCCTGGCCCATAAAGTCAGCAAACTGCAGACAGAATTAGAATACTATAAGGATGTTGTGAAACAATACCAAGGTGCCCGCTTTACTTTTCAGAATATTGTGGGTAACAGTCCCCAGATGCAGGAAATTAAAACCATGGCCATGCGGGTGGCCCGGAACAATTCTACTGTCTTAATCCGGGGGGAAAGCGGAACGGGCAAGGAACTTTTTGCCCATGCCATTCACTATGAAAGCAGCCGCAAAAACGGACCTTTTGTCAAAGTGAACTGTGCCGCCATACCGGAAAACCTTTTGGAGTCTGAATTATTTGGCTACGAGGAAGGCGCTTTTACCGGCGCCAAAAAAGGCGGTAAGATTGGCAAATTTGAACTAGCCAATAAAGGGACGATTTTTCTGGATGAAATCGGCGATATGTCTCTTTCCATGCAGGTTAAACTGCTGCGTGTCCTGCAAGAAAAAGAAATAGAAAGGGTAGGGGGAATTAAACCCATACCTGTAGATGTACGGATCCTAGCGGCCACAAACCGTAACCTGGAAGAATTGATGGAGAAAAATCTCTTCCGTAGTGATCTTTACTACCGGTTAAATGTCGTAGAATTAAAAATACCTCCTTTACGTCACAGGAAGGAAGATATACCTGATCTTATACATTACCTGTTGGAGAAACTTTGTACCAGTATGGGGCACCTGGTTTTACCAATTGATGAAGAAGCTGTGCAGTGTCTGGTGAATTATCACTGGCCGGGCAACATCCGGGAACTGGAGAACGTCTTAGAACGCTGCCTGAACCTGGTAGAAGGCGGTGCCATTAACGTTGTTCACCTGCCTTTCCATATCAGGCGTCCGGAAATTGAGGGAGACGATTCTTCCCTCTTATTAAAAAATCTTTTGGAAGAAACAGAGCGCATGGCCATTATCAAAGCTTTAGAAGTTTGCAAGGGCAATAAAATTAAGGCCGCAAAAATGTTGGGTATCTGCCGTGCGAATATTTATCAAAAAATTGAAAAGTATGGAATTATATAA